In Ursus arctos isolate Adak ecotype North America unplaced genomic scaffold, UrsArc2.0 scaffold_29, whole genome shotgun sequence, the following proteins share a genomic window:
- the PTCRA gene encoding pre T-cell antigen receptor alpha, translating to MAGTWLLLLLALGCPALPTDLISFPAPPAVTTLPRPAQQGVGGTPFPSLAPPITLLVDGKQQTLVVCLVLDVAPPGLESPIWFSADNGSSLDAFTYGPSPEADGTWTSLAQLSLPSEELAAWENLVCHTGPEAGDRSQRTRPLQLSGEASSARTCLWERLRGLRGQAVRLGALRLLLFKLLLSDVLLTCGRLRAPPSARGDPGSARAPRARGRTAVSRSLRPTPGLAAVPGGPRAQGSPRPPAWRRSPAVRARSPGAQSARRGRFQPTDLGLVLLSRPYSLRKPRSSCV from the exons ATCTTAtttccttccccgcccccccagcgGTGACTACCCTCCCGAGGCCAGCACAACAAG GTGTGGGCGGCacacccttcccctctctggcccCACCAATCACGCTGCTGGTGGATGGGAAGCAGCAGACGCTGGTGGTCTGCCTGGTCCTCGATGTCGCACCCCCTGGCCTTGAGAGCCCCATCTGGTTCTCAGCCGACAATGGCAGCTCACTGGACGCCTTCACCTACGGCCCTTCCCCAGAGGCTGACGGCACCTGGACTAGCTTGGCTcagctctctcttccctctgaggAGCTGGCAGCCTGGGAAAACTTGGTCTGCCACACCGGGCCTGAGGCTGGCGACCGCAGCCAGCGCACACGGCCCCTACAGCTGTCAG GAGAGGCTTCCTCAGCCAGGACCTGCCTCTGGGAGCGTCTCAGGG GGCTGCGGGGCCAGGCCGTGCGGCTGGGGGCGCTGCGGCTGCTGCTGTTCAAGCTGCTGCTGTCGGACGTGCTCCTGACCTGCGGCCGCCTCCGTGCGCCGCCGTCCGCGCGGGGGGACCCCGGCTCCGCACGCGCCCCACGCGCCCGCGGGCGCACCGCAGTCTCCCGCAGCCTCCGCCCGACGCCTGGATTGGCCGCAGTGCCGGGGGGACCGCGGGCCCAGGGCTCACCGCGTCCGCCCGCCTGGCGCCGCAGCCCCGCCGTCCGGGCCAGGAGCCCCGGGGCCCAGTCCGCGAGGAGGGGACGCTTTCAACCCACCGACTTGGGCCTGGTGCTCCTGAGCCGCCCGTATTCCCTCCGCAAGCCTCGCAGTAGTTGTGTGTGA
- the CNPY3 gene encoding protein canopy homolog 3, translating to MEPLPEPAPRPGPRCLLLLFLLLLLLLQAPELGPSQAHAEETDWVRLPSKCEVCKYVAVELKSAFEETGKTKEVIDTGYGILDRKASGVKYTKSDLRLIEVTETICKRLLDYSLHKERSGSNRFAKGMSETFETLHNLVHKGVKVVMDIPYELWNETSAEVADLKKQCDVLVEEFEEVIEDWYRNHQEEDLTQFLCANHVLKGKDTSCLAERWSGKKGDPAALGGKKSKKKSSRVKASGGGSKQRKELGGLEEDPSPEEDEGIQKASPLTHSPPDEL from the exons ATGGAGCCGTTGCCTGAGCCCGCGCCCCGGCCCGGGCCCCGCTgtcttctgcttctcttcctgctactgttgctgctgctgcaggCCCCGGAGCTGGGCCCCAGCCAGGCGCACGCCGAGGAGACAGATTGGGTTCGACTCCCCAGCAAATGCGAAG TGTGTAAATACGTCGCCGTGGAGCTGAAGTCAGCTTTTGAGGAGACTGGCAAGACTAAGGAGGTGATTGACACAGGCTATGGCATCCTGGATCGGAAGGCTTCCGGAGTCAAATACACCAAGTC GGACCTACGGTTAATAGAAGTCACCGAGACCATCTGCAAGAGGCTCCTGGACTACAGCCTGCACAAGGAGAGGAGCGGCAGCAACCGGTTTGCCAAG GGCATGTCTGAGACCTTTGAGACACTGCACAACCTGGTCCACAAAGGGGTCAAGGTGGTGATGGATATCCCCTACGAGCTGTGGAACGAGACCTCTGCGGAGGTGGCTGACCTCAAGAAGCAG TGCGACGTGCTGGTGGAAGAGTTCGAGGAGGTGATCGAGGACTGGTACAGGAACCACCAGGAGGAAGACCTGACTCAGTTCCTCTGCGCCAATCACGTGCTGAAGGGCAAGGACACCA GTTGCCTGGCGGAGCGGTGGTCCGGCAAGAAGGGGGACCCAGCCGCCCTGGGAGGGAAGAAGTCTAAAAAGAAGAGCAGCAGGGTCAAGGCGTCAGGCGGCGGCAGCaaacagaggaaggagctgggtgGCCTGGAGGAAGACCCCAGCCCCGAGGAGGATGAGGGCATCCAGAAGGCGTCTCCTCTCACACACAGTCCCCCGGATGAACTTTGA
- the GNMT gene encoding glycine N-methyltransferase has product MVDSVYRTRSLGVAAEGLPDQYADGEAARVWQLYIGDTRSRTAEYKAWLLGLLRQHGCQRVLDVACGTGVDSIMLVEEGFSVTSVDASDKMLKYALKERWNRRHEPAFDKWVIEEANWMTLDKDVPQPPGGGFDAVICLGNSFAHLPDCRGDQSEHRLALRNIASMVRSGGLLVIDHRNYDHILSTGCAPPGKNIYYKSDLTKDITTSVLTVNNKAHMVTLDYTVQVPGAGQDGSPGLSKFRLSYYPHCLASFTELLRAAFGGRCQHSVLGDFKPYQPGQAYIPCYFIHVLKRTD; this is encoded by the exons ATGGTGGACAGCGTGTACCGCACGCGCTCCCTGGGGGTGGCGGCCGAAGGGCTCCCGGACCAGTACGCGGACGGAGAGGCGGCGCGCGTGTGGCAGCTCTATATCGGGGACACCCGCAGCCGCACGGCCGAGTACAAGGCCTGGCTGCTCGGGCTGCTGCGCCAGCACGGCTGCCAGCGGGTGCTCGACGTGGCCTGCGGCACCGG GGTGGACTCCATCATGCTGGTGGAAGAGGGCTTCAGCGTGACCAGTGTGGACGCCAGTGACAAGATGCTGAAGTATGCACTTAAAGAGCGCTGGAACCGGCGGCATGAGCCAGCCTTCGACAAGTGGG TCATAGAAGAAGCCAACTGGATGACTCTGGACAAAGATGTGCCCCAGCCACCAGGGGGTGGCTTCGATGCTGTCATCTGCCTTGGAAACAGTTTTGCCCACCTGCCAGACTGCAGAG gagaCCAGAGCGAGCACCGGCTGGCGCTGAGGAACATCGCGAGCATGGTGCGCTCAGGCGGCCTGCTGGTCATCGATCATCGCAACTATGACCACATCCTCAGCACAGGCTGCGCACCCCCAGGAAAGAACATCTACTACAAG AGTGACTTGACCAAGGACATCACGACGTCTGTGCTGACAGTGAACAACAAGGCCCACATGGTGACCCTGGACTATACAGTGCAGGTGCCAGGGGCTGGCCAGGATGGTTCTCCTGGCTTGAG TAAGTTCCGGCTCTCCTACTACCCGCACTGCTTGGCTTCCTTCACGGAGTTGCTCCGAGCTGCCTTCGGGGGCAGGTGCCAGCACAGCGTCCTGGGAGACTTCAAGCCTTACCAGCCGGGCCAGGCCTACATTCCTTGCTATTTCATCCACGTGCTCAAGAGGACGGACTGA
- the PEX6 gene encoding peroxisome biogenesis factor 6 isoform X1 has product MALAVLRVLDPFPTEAPPLAVLLPPGGPWPAAGLGLVLALRPAGESPAGPALLVAALEGPGAETEEQGPGPPQLLVSRALLRLLALGSGAWVRARPVRRPPALGWALLGTSSGPGLGPRVGPLLVRRGEALPVPGPRVLETRPALQGLLGPGTRLAVTELRGRAKLGREAGDSSRPPPPPVVSSFAVNRTVRRLRGVLGGTGDSLGVSRSCLRSLGLFQGEWVWVTRAGESSNTSQPHLARVQVLEPRWDLSERLGPGSGQPREPLADRLALVPATLAFNLGCDPLEVGELRIQRYLEGSSNPEDKGSRSVLPEPLFAKELHIEIVSSPHYSTNGNYDHVLYRHFQTPRAVQEGDVLCVPTVGQVEILEGSPEKLPRWREMFFKVKKTIGEAPDGPSSAYLADTTHTSLYLVGSTLSPVPRLASGESTPWNSLSPPGLETLVTELCAALKPRLQPGGTLLTGTSSVLLRGPPGSGKTTAVTAACSRLGLHLLKVPCSSLCADSSGAVETKLQAAFSRARRCRPVVLLLTAVDLLGRDRDGLGEDARVVATLRRLLLDEDPLTSCPPLMVVATTSRAQDLPADVQTAFPHELEVPALSEGRRLSVLRALTAHLPLGQEVNLAQLARRCAGFVVGDLYALLTHSSRAACARIKNSGLAGGWSEEDEGELCAAGFPLLAEDFGQALEQLQTAQSQAIGAPKIPSVSWHDVGGLQEVKKEILETIQLPLEHPELLSLGLRRSGLLLHGPPGTGKTLLAKAVATECCLTFLSVKGPELINMYVGQSEENVREVFARARAAAPCVIFFDELDSLAPSRGRSGDSGGVMDRVVSQLLAELDGLHSTQDVFAIGATNRPDLLDPALLRPGRFDKLVFVGVSEDRASQLRVLSAITRKFKLEPSVSLVNVLDRCPPQLTGADLYSLCSDAMTAALKRRVRDLEEGLEPRSSALLLTMEDLLQAAARLQPSVSEQELLRYQRTQRRLAAC; this is encoded by the exons ATGGCGCTGGCCGTCTTGCGGGTCCTGGACCCCTTCCCGACCGAGGCACCCCCGCTGGCGGTGCTGCTGCCCCCCGGGGGCCCGTGGCCTGCAGCGGGGCTGGGACTGGTGCTGGCTCTGCGGCCCGCAGGGGAGAGCCCCGCAGGGCCGGCGCTGCTTGTGGCGGCCCTGGAGGGACCGGGCGCGGAGACCGAAGAGCAGGGTCCAGGGCCCCCGCAGCTGCTGGTTAGCCGCGCGCTGCTGCGGCTCCTGGCTCTGGGCTCCGGGGCGTGGGTGCGGGCGCGCCCTGTGCGGCGGCCTCCGGCGCTGGGCTGGGCGCTGCTTGGCACTTCGTCGGGGCCTGGGCTGGGACCGCGAGTCGGGCCGCTGCTGGTGCGGCGCGGAGAGGCCCTGCCAGTGCCCGGACCGAGGGTGCTGGAGACGCGGCCGGCGTTGCAAGGGCTGCTGGGCCCAGGGACGCGGCTAGCTGTGACTGAGCTCCGTGGGCGGGCCAAACTGGGTCGGGAGGCTGGGGACAGCagccggcccccacccccacctgtggTGTCGTCCTTCGCGGTTAACCGCACAGTCCGGCGACTCCGGGGAGTTCTGGGAGGGACTGGAGATTCACTGGGGGTAAGCCGGAGCTGTCTCCGTAGCCTGGGCCTCTTCCAGGGCGAATGGGTGTGGGTGACCCGAGCCGGAGAGTCGTCGAACACTTCCCAGCCACATTTGGCCAGGGTGCAGGTCCTAGAGCCTCGCTGGGACCTCTCTGAAAGGCTGGGACCCGGCTCTGGGCAGCCGAGAGAGCCCCTCGCTGACAGACTGGCCCTCGTGCCTGCCACTCTGGCTTTTAATCTCGGCTGTGATCCCCTGGAAGTGGGAGAGCTCAGAATTCAG AGATACTTGGAAGGCTCCAGCAACCCTGAAGACAAAGGAAGCCGCTCAGTGCTGCCTGAGCCTCTGTTTGCCAAAGAGTTACACATCGAAATTGTGTCCTCTCCCCACTACAGCACCAACGGAAATTATGACCATGTTCTTTACCGGCACTTTCAGACACCCAG GGCAGTCCAGGAAGGGGATGTTCTGTGTGTGCCAACAGTTGGGCAAGTAGAGATCCTGGAAGGAAGCCCAGAGAAACTGCCCAG GTGGcgagaaatgttttttaaagtgaagaaaacCATTGGGGAAGCTCCTGATGGGCCGAGCAGCGCGTACTTGGCGGACACCACTCATACCTCCTTGTACTTG GTGGGTTCTACCCTGAGCCCAGTTCCAAGGCTCGCTTCAGGAGAATCCACTCCTTGGAACAGCTTGTCTCCTCCAGGCCTGGAGACCTTGGTGACTGAGCTCTGTGCTGCCCTGAAGCCTCGCCTCCAGCCGGG AGGTACCCTGTTGACAGGAACCAGCAGTGTCCTTCTCCGGGGTCCCCCGGGCAGTGGGAAAACCACAGCCGTCACTGCAGCCTGCAGCCGCCTCGGGCTCCACCTGCTGAAG GTGCCCTGCTCCAGCCTCTGTGCGGACAGTAGCGGGGCTGTGGAGACAAAACTGCAGGCCGCCTTCTCCCGGGCCCGGCGCTGCCGGCCTGTGGTTCTGTTGCTCACAGCCGTGGACCTTCTGGGCCGGGACCGTGACGGGCTGGGTGAGGACGCCCGTGTGGTGGCCACGCTGCGTCGCCTCCTCCTCGACGAGGACCCCCTCACCAG CTGCCCGCCCCTGATGGTCGTGGCCACCACGAGCCGGGCCCAGGACCTGCCTGCCGACGTGCAGACGGCGTTTCCTCACGAGCTGGAGGTGCCGGCGTTGTCAGAGGGGCGGCGGCTCAGTGTCCTGCGGGCGCTCACCGCCCACCTCCCCCTGGGCCAGGAGGTGAACCTGGCGCAGCTGGCACGGCGCTGCGCA GGCTTCGTGGTGGGGGATCTCTATGCCCTTTTGACCCACAGCAGCCGGGCAGCCTGCGCCAGGATCAAGAACTCGGG TTTGGCAGGTGGCTGGAGTGAGGAGGACGAGGGGGAGCTCTGTGCTGCTGGCTTTCCTCTCCTGGCTGAGGATTTCGGGCAGGCACTGGAACAGCTGCAGACAGCTCAGTCCCAGGCCATTGGCGCCCCCAAG ATCCCCTCAGTGTCCTGGCATGATGTGGGCGGGCTGCAGGAGGTGAAGAAGGAGATTCTGGAGACCATTCAGCTCCCTCTAGAGCACCCCGAGCTGCTGAGCCTGGGCCTCAGGCGCTCAGGTCTTCTGCTCCATGGTCCCCCTGGCACGGGCAAGACCCTCCTGGCCAAGGCAGTGGCTACTGAATGCTGCCTTACCTTCCTCAG cgTGAAGGGGCCTGAACTCATCAACATGTATGTGGGCCAGAGTGAGGAGAATGTGCGAGAAG tgtttGCCAGGGCCAGGGCCGCGGCTCCCTGCGTTATCTTCTTTGATGAGCTGGACTCCCTGGCCCCGAGCCGGGGGCGAAGCGGAGACTCTGGAGGTGTGATGGACAG GGTGGTGTCTCAGCTCCTGGCTGAGCTGGACGGGCTTCACAGCACTCAGGATGTGTTCGCGATTGGAGCCACCAACAGACCAGACCTCCTGGACCCTGCCCTTCTGCGGCCTGGCAG ATTTGACAAGCTGGTGTTCGTGGGGGTGAGCGAGGACCGTGCCTCCCAGCTGCGTGTCCTAAGTGCCATCACACGCAA GTTCAAGCTGGAGCCTTCTGTGAGCTTGGTGAACGTGCTGGATCGCTGCCCTCCCCAGCTGACGGGTGCAGACCTCTACTCCCTCTGCTCTGATGCCATGACAGCGGCTCTCAAACGCAGGGTCCGGGACCTGGAGGAAG ggctggagcccaggagctCGGCTCTGCTCCTCACCATGGAGGACCTGCTGCAGGCCGCTGCCCGGCTGCAGCCCTCGGTCAGCGAGCAGGAGCTGCTCCGGTACCAGCGCACCCAGCGCAGGCTGGCCGCCTGCTAG
- the PEX6 gene encoding peroxisome biogenesis factor 6 isoform X2 produces the protein MALAVLRVLDPFPTEAPPLAVLLPPGGPWPAAGLGLVLALRPAGESPAGPALLVAALEGPGAETEEQGPGPPQLLVSRALLRLLALGSGAWVRARPVRRPPALGWALLGTSSGPGLGPRVGPLLVRRGEALPVPGPRVLETRPALQGLLGPGTRLAVTELRGRAKLGREAGDSSRPPPPPVVSSFAVNRTVRRLRGVLGGTGDSLGRYLEGSSNPEDKGSRSVLPEPLFAKELHIEIVSSPHYSTNGNYDHVLYRHFQTPRAVQEGDVLCVPTVGQVEILEGSPEKLPRWREMFFKVKKTIGEAPDGPSSAYLADTTHTSLYLVGSTLSPVPRLASGESTPWNSLSPPGLETLVTELCAALKPRLQPGGTLLTGTSSVLLRGPPGSGKTTAVTAACSRLGLHLLKVPCSSLCADSSGAVETKLQAAFSRARRCRPVVLLLTAVDLLGRDRDGLGEDARVVATLRRLLLDEDPLTSCPPLMVVATTSRAQDLPADVQTAFPHELEVPALSEGRRLSVLRALTAHLPLGQEVNLAQLARRCAGFVVGDLYALLTHSSRAACARIKNSGLAGGWSEEDEGELCAAGFPLLAEDFGQALEQLQTAQSQAIGAPKIPSVSWHDVGGLQEVKKEILETIQLPLEHPELLSLGLRRSGLLLHGPPGTGKTLLAKAVATECCLTFLSVKGPELINMYVGQSEENVREVFARARAAAPCVIFFDELDSLAPSRGRSGDSGGVMDRVVSQLLAELDGLHSTQDVFAIGATNRPDLLDPALLRPGRFDKLVFVGVSEDRASQLRVLSAITRKFKLEPSVSLVNVLDRCPPQLTGADLYSLCSDAMTAALKRRVRDLEEGLEPRSSALLLTMEDLLQAAARLQPSVSEQELLRYQRTQRRLAAC, from the exons ATGGCGCTGGCCGTCTTGCGGGTCCTGGACCCCTTCCCGACCGAGGCACCCCCGCTGGCGGTGCTGCTGCCCCCCGGGGGCCCGTGGCCTGCAGCGGGGCTGGGACTGGTGCTGGCTCTGCGGCCCGCAGGGGAGAGCCCCGCAGGGCCGGCGCTGCTTGTGGCGGCCCTGGAGGGACCGGGCGCGGAGACCGAAGAGCAGGGTCCAGGGCCCCCGCAGCTGCTGGTTAGCCGCGCGCTGCTGCGGCTCCTGGCTCTGGGCTCCGGGGCGTGGGTGCGGGCGCGCCCTGTGCGGCGGCCTCCGGCGCTGGGCTGGGCGCTGCTTGGCACTTCGTCGGGGCCTGGGCTGGGACCGCGAGTCGGGCCGCTGCTGGTGCGGCGCGGAGAGGCCCTGCCAGTGCCCGGACCGAGGGTGCTGGAGACGCGGCCGGCGTTGCAAGGGCTGCTGGGCCCAGGGACGCGGCTAGCTGTGACTGAGCTCCGTGGGCGGGCCAAACTGGGTCGGGAGGCTGGGGACAGCagccggcccccacccccacctgtggTGTCGTCCTTCGCGGTTAACCGCACAGTCCGGCGACTCCGGGGAGTTCTGGGAGGGACTGGAGATTCACTGGGG AGATACTTGGAAGGCTCCAGCAACCCTGAAGACAAAGGAAGCCGCTCAGTGCTGCCTGAGCCTCTGTTTGCCAAAGAGTTACACATCGAAATTGTGTCCTCTCCCCACTACAGCACCAACGGAAATTATGACCATGTTCTTTACCGGCACTTTCAGACACCCAG GGCAGTCCAGGAAGGGGATGTTCTGTGTGTGCCAACAGTTGGGCAAGTAGAGATCCTGGAAGGAAGCCCAGAGAAACTGCCCAG GTGGcgagaaatgttttttaaagtgaagaaaacCATTGGGGAAGCTCCTGATGGGCCGAGCAGCGCGTACTTGGCGGACACCACTCATACCTCCTTGTACTTG GTGGGTTCTACCCTGAGCCCAGTTCCAAGGCTCGCTTCAGGAGAATCCACTCCTTGGAACAGCTTGTCTCCTCCAGGCCTGGAGACCTTGGTGACTGAGCTCTGTGCTGCCCTGAAGCCTCGCCTCCAGCCGGG AGGTACCCTGTTGACAGGAACCAGCAGTGTCCTTCTCCGGGGTCCCCCGGGCAGTGGGAAAACCACAGCCGTCACTGCAGCCTGCAGCCGCCTCGGGCTCCACCTGCTGAAG GTGCCCTGCTCCAGCCTCTGTGCGGACAGTAGCGGGGCTGTGGAGACAAAACTGCAGGCCGCCTTCTCCCGGGCCCGGCGCTGCCGGCCTGTGGTTCTGTTGCTCACAGCCGTGGACCTTCTGGGCCGGGACCGTGACGGGCTGGGTGAGGACGCCCGTGTGGTGGCCACGCTGCGTCGCCTCCTCCTCGACGAGGACCCCCTCACCAG CTGCCCGCCCCTGATGGTCGTGGCCACCACGAGCCGGGCCCAGGACCTGCCTGCCGACGTGCAGACGGCGTTTCCTCACGAGCTGGAGGTGCCGGCGTTGTCAGAGGGGCGGCGGCTCAGTGTCCTGCGGGCGCTCACCGCCCACCTCCCCCTGGGCCAGGAGGTGAACCTGGCGCAGCTGGCACGGCGCTGCGCA GGCTTCGTGGTGGGGGATCTCTATGCCCTTTTGACCCACAGCAGCCGGGCAGCCTGCGCCAGGATCAAGAACTCGGG TTTGGCAGGTGGCTGGAGTGAGGAGGACGAGGGGGAGCTCTGTGCTGCTGGCTTTCCTCTCCTGGCTGAGGATTTCGGGCAGGCACTGGAACAGCTGCAGACAGCTCAGTCCCAGGCCATTGGCGCCCCCAAG ATCCCCTCAGTGTCCTGGCATGATGTGGGCGGGCTGCAGGAGGTGAAGAAGGAGATTCTGGAGACCATTCAGCTCCCTCTAGAGCACCCCGAGCTGCTGAGCCTGGGCCTCAGGCGCTCAGGTCTTCTGCTCCATGGTCCCCCTGGCACGGGCAAGACCCTCCTGGCCAAGGCAGTGGCTACTGAATGCTGCCTTACCTTCCTCAG cgTGAAGGGGCCTGAACTCATCAACATGTATGTGGGCCAGAGTGAGGAGAATGTGCGAGAAG tgtttGCCAGGGCCAGGGCCGCGGCTCCCTGCGTTATCTTCTTTGATGAGCTGGACTCCCTGGCCCCGAGCCGGGGGCGAAGCGGAGACTCTGGAGGTGTGATGGACAG GGTGGTGTCTCAGCTCCTGGCTGAGCTGGACGGGCTTCACAGCACTCAGGATGTGTTCGCGATTGGAGCCACCAACAGACCAGACCTCCTGGACCCTGCCCTTCTGCGGCCTGGCAG ATTTGACAAGCTGGTGTTCGTGGGGGTGAGCGAGGACCGTGCCTCCCAGCTGCGTGTCCTAAGTGCCATCACACGCAA GTTCAAGCTGGAGCCTTCTGTGAGCTTGGTGAACGTGCTGGATCGCTGCCCTCCCCAGCTGACGGGTGCAGACCTCTACTCCCTCTGCTCTGATGCCATGACAGCGGCTCTCAAACGCAGGGTCCGGGACCTGGAGGAAG ggctggagcccaggagctCGGCTCTGCTCCTCACCATGGAGGACCTGCTGCAGGCCGCTGCCCGGCTGCAGCCCTCGGTCAGCGAGCAGGAGCTGCTCCGGTACCAGCGCACCCAGCGCAGGCTGGCCGCCTGCTAG